In Neofelis nebulosa isolate mNeoNeb1 chromosome 7, mNeoNeb1.pri, whole genome shotgun sequence, the following proteins share a genomic window:
- the GPR65 gene encoding psychosine receptor produces MNSTCLEEQHYFDHYLFPVIYIFVVIASVPANIGSLCVSFLQAKKENELGIYLFSLSLSDLLYTSTLPLWIDYTWNNDNWTFSHALCKGNAFFMYMNFYSSTAFLTCIAVDRYLAVVHPLRFSFLRTRRSAFMVSLSIWVLETMFNSIILWKDETTIEYCEAKKSNFTLCYDKYPLEKWQINLNLFRTCTGYAIPLVIIMICNQKVYQAVQHNQATENNEKKRIIKLLISITLTFVLCFTPFHVMLLIRSVLEHDVNPDKHIFDHNKSGNPTYTMYRITVALTSLNCVADPILYCFVTETGRADMWNILKFCTGKLNNSQGQRKSILSMSTRDTVELDILE; encoded by the coding sequence atgaacagcaCATGCCTTGAAGAACAGCACTACTTCGATCACTATTTATTTCCAGTTATTTACATCTTTGTGGTTATAGCCAGTGTTCCAGCCAATATtgggtctctgtgtgtgtcttttctgcaagcaaagaaggaaaatgaattagGAATTTACCTCTTCAGTTTATCACTATCAGATCTGCTCTACACATCAACTCTCCCTCTATGGATTGATTACACTTGGAATAATGACAACTGGACGTTCTCCCATGCTCTGTGCAAAGGGAATGCTTTCTTCATGTACATGAACTTTTACAGCAGCACAGCATTCCTCACCTGCATCGCCGTTGACCGGTATTTAGCAGTTGTCCACcctttgaggttttcttttctaagGACAAGAAGATCTGCCTTCATGGTCAGCCTGTCCATCTGGGTGTTGGAAACCATGTTCAACAGTATCATTCTGTGGAAAGATGAAACGACTATAGAATACTGTGAGGCCAAAAAGTCTAATTTTACTTTATGCTATGACAAATACCCCTTGGAGAAATGGCAAATCAATTTGAACTTGTTTAGGACGTGTACAGGCTATGCAATACCTTTGGTCATTATAATGATTTGCAACCAGAAAGTCTACCAAGCTGTGCAGCATAATCAAGCCACGGAAAACAACGAAAAGAAGAGAATCATAAAACTACTTATTAGCATCACGTTGACTTTCGTCCTGTGTTTCACTCCCTTTCATGTGATGCTGCTGATTCGCAGCGTTTTAGAGCATGATGTGAACCCTGATAAACATATATTTGACCACAACAAGTCCGGGAATCCAACTTACACAATGTATAGAATCACGGTGGCACTAACAAGTTTAAATTGTGTTGCTGATCCAATTCTGTACTGTTTTgtaactgaaacaggaagagctGATATGTGGAATATATTAAAATTCTGTACTGGGAAGCTTAATAACTCACAAGGGCAAAGAAAAAGCATACTTTCTATGTCTACCAGAGACACCGTGGAATTAGACATCCTGGAATAG